The Phytohabitans houttuyneae genome has a segment encoding these proteins:
- a CDS encoding LuxR family transcriptional regulator, with protein sequence MHEWHVGTEEHAIPLLASKLSVPPPPEVTLARPRLTRLLDAGARGPVTLVAAPAGWGKTVLLGTWARAQPDLPVAWYTVEAGDGPRFWTYVGAALGRHGAAVPEDADPERIAAAVARLERPIVLLLDDLHLAVDQSVAEGLDFLVRHADRRLNLVAATRTEPPLGLHRWRLSGGLTEVHAHDLAFTREETAELLARHRVPASARRVGDLHLRTEGWPAGLRFAAHSLYAHPDPDRFIAGYGGEHPSVASYLVDEVLAGHPAEARDMLLRTSIAEPVSGELADALTGREDAARMLAELERTNGFVVPLKSRPGAYRYHRMFGELLRAELRRRSPDQVTDLHRRAAAWHADRHMPPDALRHALAGNDWNRATELLVLHWPELIPYGPENDQPPAPPIPPPPASALRADPALALAYAAAFLDAQDRTSATAFLRLAQRHRDRMPQGQRARYALVAAALRLSEAQLYGDQAAVLPAARQMLDLSANAGVAAAARPGATAGGTPAGMRNGGPAGSATPPVRGNGGPAATGSPARNAGGHGVPASAATLARNSGPAAAGAATEELSPFGRAGDGVGAGERAFRAADPVTRAVALAAVGVAEMESGDLVAAGYALAAGLSEARAAGLTRPASACAGRLAVVHAVRGELRDAGEAARAYPGGSVADRAHAHLALALVALHRDELAEAAAHLDRAAPPAPAHGGVPPADRAGTTFPALVAVVRAGLSEARGDLAGAHRAIAAARADRALPPLVERWLAIAEADLHTARGDASGARGLLGPAVRDSGRDEAGGRRAAGEAAGAVALARAYLCAGDPAAAARVLPPWDDLEAAVPLAVRVDAGLLAAIAARRTGDHRRAARDVEAVLGLAGPEGFRRVFTRGGTDARDLLAAHLDAGTAYWPLVADLVAAMPPAAAADPPASPETGETLTERELTVLRYLQSMLSTVEIAGELSLSVNTVKTHVRNIYRKLSATRRREAVRRGRELRLI encoded by the coding sequence ATGCATGAATGGCACGTCGGGACCGAAGAGCACGCCATCCCCCTGCTGGCGTCCAAGCTCTCGGTGCCACCACCGCCGGAGGTCACGCTCGCCCGCCCACGCCTCACCCGGTTGCTCGATGCCGGGGCGCGTGGGCCGGTGACACTGGTGGCCGCACCGGCGGGGTGGGGAAAGACGGTACTGCTGGGCACGTGGGCCCGGGCGCAACCGGACCTGCCGGTCGCCTGGTACACGGTCGAGGCGGGCGACGGCCCGAGGTTCTGGACGTACGTGGGCGCCGCACTGGGCCGCCACGGCGCCGCGGTGCCCGAGGACGCCGACCCGGAGCGGATCGCCGCCGCGGTCGCGCGGCTGGAGCGGCCGATCGTGCTGCTGCTGGACGACCTGCACCTGGCGGTCGACCAGTCGGTGGCCGAGGGGCTGGACTTCCTGGTGCGGCACGCCGACCGGCGGCTCAACCTGGTCGCCGCCACGCGCACCGAGCCGCCGCTCGGGCTGCACCGGTGGCGCCTTTCGGGCGGGCTCACCGAGGTACACGCGCACGACCTCGCGTTCACCCGGGAGGAGACGGCCGAGCTGCTGGCCCGCCACCGGGTGCCGGCGAGCGCGCGGCGGGTCGGCGACCTGCACCTGCGCACCGAGGGCTGGCCGGCGGGGTTGCGCTTCGCGGCGCACTCGCTGTACGCGCACCCGGACCCGGACAGGTTCATCGCCGGGTACGGCGGGGAGCATCCGAGCGTCGCCAGCTACCTTGTCGACGAGGTGCTCGCCGGCCATCCGGCCGAAGCGCGGGACATGCTGCTGCGCACGTCGATCGCCGAGCCGGTGAGCGGCGAGCTCGCGGACGCGCTGACCGGGCGGGAGGACGCCGCGCGGATGCTCGCGGAGCTGGAGCGCACAAACGGTTTCGTGGTGCCGCTCAAGAGCCGGCCGGGCGCGTACCGGTACCACCGGATGTTCGGCGAGCTGCTCCGCGCCGAGCTGCGCCGCCGCTCGCCCGACCAGGTCACCGACCTGCACCGGCGGGCCGCCGCGTGGCACGCCGACCGGCACATGCCGCCGGACGCGCTGCGGCACGCGCTGGCCGGAAACGACTGGAACAGGGCGACCGAGCTGCTCGTGCTGCACTGGCCGGAGCTGATCCCGTACGGCCCGGAGAACGACCAGCCGCCGGCGCCGCCGATCCCGCCGCCGCCGGCCAGCGCGCTGCGGGCCGACCCGGCGCTCGCGCTCGCGTACGCGGCCGCTTTCCTGGACGCGCAGGACCGCACGTCGGCGACCGCGTTCCTGCGGCTGGCGCAGCGGCACCGCGACCGGATGCCGCAGGGGCAGCGGGCCCGGTACGCGCTTGTCGCGGCCGCGCTCCGGCTCTCCGAAGCCCAGCTGTACGGCGACCAGGCGGCCGTGCTTCCGGCCGCCCGCCAGATGCTCGACCTGTCCGCCAACGCGGGTGTCGCGGCGGCGGCCCGGCCAGGCGCCACGGCCGGCGGCACACCGGCGGGGATGCGCAACGGCGGTCCCGCCGGCTCGGCGACGCCGCCGGTGCGCGGCAACGGCGGCCCGGCCGCGACCGGCTCACCGGCCCGGAACGCGGGCGGCCACGGTGTGCCCGCGAGCGCCGCCACGCTGGCCCGCAACAGCGGCCCGGCCGCGGCGGGTGCCGCGACGGAGGAGCTGTCCCCGTTCGGGCGGGCCGGGGACGGTGTCGGCGCCGGCGAACGGGCGTTCCGCGCCGCCGACCCGGTCACGCGGGCCGTGGCGCTCGCGGCGGTCGGTGTGGCCGAGATGGAGAGCGGTGACCTCGTCGCCGCCGGCTACGCGCTGGCCGCCGGCCTGTCCGAGGCGCGCGCGGCGGGGCTCACCCGTCCCGCGTCCGCGTGCGCCGGGCGGCTCGCCGTCGTGCACGCCGTGCGGGGCGAGCTGCGGGACGCCGGCGAGGCCGCCCGCGCGTACCCCGGCGGGTCTGTGGCGGACCGCGCCCACGCGCACCTGGCTCTCGCCCTCGTGGCGCTGCACCGCGACGAGCTCGCGGAGGCCGCCGCGCACCTGGACCGCGCGGCCCCGCCCGCTCCGGCGCACGGCGGCGTACCGCCGGCGGACCGGGCGGGGACCACGTTCCCGGCGCTGGTCGCGGTGGTCCGGGCCGGGTTGTCCGAGGCCCGTGGCGACCTGGCCGGGGCGCACCGGGCGATCGCCGCGGCCCGCGCCGACCGGGCGCTGCCGCCGCTGGTGGAGCGCTGGCTGGCGATAGCCGAGGCCGACCTGCACACCGCGCGCGGCGACGCGTCCGGCGCCCGCGGCCTGCTCGGCCCGGCCGTCCGGGACTCGGGCCGCGACGAGGCCGGCGGGCGGCGCGCGGCGGGTGAGGCCGCGGGCGCGGTCGCCCTCGCCCGGGCCTACCTCTGCGCCGGTGACCCCGCGGCCGCGGCGCGCGTGCTGCCGCCGTGGGACGACCTGGAGGCCGCCGTCCCGCTCGCGGTACGCGTGGACGCCGGCCTGCTCGCGGCCATCGCGGCCCGCCGCACCGGCGACCACCGCCGGGCCGCGCGGGACGTGGAGGCGGTGCTGGGGCTGGCCGGGCCGGAGGGGTTCCGGCGGGTGTTCACGCGGGGCGGCACGGACGCGCGTGACCTGCTCGCCGCGCACCTCGACGCCGGCACCGCGTACTGGCCGCTCGTCGCCGACCTCGTGGCGGCCATGCCACCGGCGGCCGCGGCCGACCCGCCGGCCTCGCCGGAGACGGGCGAGACGCTCACCGAACGGGAGCTGACCGTCCTGCGGTACCTGCAGAGCATGCTGTCCACAGTGGAGATAGCGGGCGAGCTGTCGCTGTCGGTCAACACCGTCAAGACGCACGTGCGCAACATCTACCGCAAGCTGTCCGCGACACGCCGCCGCGAGGCGGTCCGCCGCGGGCGCGAGCTGCGCCTGATCTGA
- a CDS encoding SDR family NAD(P)-dependent oxidoreductase — MKTFVVVGGTSGLGLEVARALAPEHRVVILGDKAGEVKDASADLGCDGMPCDVSQYEQVERAFDEIAMRGAVHGVAHCAAMWIGGTLTDLAPETIRRAVDVNVLGPTYVLREALRHMRAQGHGNVVYVGAIAVDVARPGIPVYRATKSYGKSLVESVAQNTGSNGVKVMQVHPGPMPTRLQERVGDSFLDTVYTPPAAVAREIVRLLLLAPEDPYVSDLRVLQADGRW; from the coding sequence GTGAAGACGTTTGTGGTTGTTGGCGGGACCAGTGGGCTCGGGCTCGAAGTGGCTCGGGCCCTCGCGCCCGAGCACCGGGTCGTGATCCTCGGCGACAAGGCCGGCGAGGTGAAGGACGCGTCCGCCGACCTCGGCTGTGACGGGATGCCCTGCGACGTGTCCCAGTACGAGCAGGTGGAGCGCGCGTTCGACGAGATCGCGATGCGCGGGGCCGTACACGGGGTGGCGCACTGCGCGGCCATGTGGATCGGCGGCACGCTCACCGACCTGGCGCCGGAGACGATCCGCCGCGCGGTGGACGTGAACGTGCTCGGCCCCACGTACGTGCTCCGCGAGGCACTGCGCCACATGCGCGCACAGGGCCACGGCAACGTCGTGTACGTCGGCGCGATCGCGGTCGACGTCGCGCGCCCCGGCATCCCCGTCTACCGGGCCACCAAGAGCTACGGCAAGAGCCTGGTGGAGTCGGTCGCGCAGAACACCGGCAGCAACGGGGTCAAGGTGATGCAGGTGCACCCCGGCCCGATGCCCACCCGGCTGCAGGAGCGCGTGGGCGACTCGTTCCTCGACACGGTCTACACCCCGCCGGCCGCGGTGGCCCGGGAGATCGTGCGGCTGCTCCTGCTCGCGCCGGAGGACCCGTACGTCTCCGACCTGAGGGTGCTGCAGGCCGACGGTAGGTGGTGA
- a CDS encoding ATP-binding protein yields MAAREPGASPPDGAGPTSPPNGKVALDQPFDADALYALRAAVAAHAADLGAGEEQVEELVVVANELASNAVRHGGGSGRLRLWRAGDLIHCEVSDTGPGMADSKLGFEPVPLTAYGGRGMWVVRQMSQHVDVRTGPDGATVNAAFLVRP; encoded by the coding sequence ATGGCCGCCCGTGAGCCCGGAGCCTCACCGCCGGACGGCGCGGGCCCGACGTCCCCGCCGAACGGCAAGGTGGCGCTGGACCAGCCTTTCGACGCCGACGCCCTGTACGCGCTGCGCGCCGCCGTCGCCGCCCACGCCGCCGACCTCGGTGCCGGCGAGGAGCAGGTCGAGGAGCTGGTGGTCGTCGCGAACGAGCTGGCCAGCAACGCGGTCCGCCACGGCGGCGGCAGCGGCCGGCTCCGCCTCTGGCGCGCCGGCGACCTCATCCACTGCGAGGTCAGCGACACGGGGCCGGGCATGGCCGACAGCAAGCTGGGGTTCGAGCCGGTGCCGCTGACCGCGTACGGCGGCCGTGGCATGTGGGTCGTCCGCCAGATGTCCCAGCACGTCGACGTCCGTACCGGCCCGGACGGCGCGACCGTCAACGCGGCGTTCCTCGTACGCCCGTAG
- a CDS encoding oxidoreductase → MTDAHRTPAGRVWLVTGAATGFGRAIAEAALAAGDTVVATARRPEALDDLVAAYPERAVASALDVTDTARVAAVVAEVVLWYGRVDVLVNNAGRGLVGAVEETTERELRDLMELHFFGPAALTRAVLPHMRRQGSGAIVQLSSMGGRLSFAGVGGYSATKFALEGLSEALAAEVGGFGIKVLIVEPGAFRTSFNGANALLLSPPLPAYEEVVGPIRTNLPSADGKQPGDPTKAAAAILAALDAPDTPLRLPLGNDAADAIGGSLARHQAEFARWEPVARATDHA, encoded by the coding sequence ATGACTGACGCACACCGCACCCCCGCCGGCCGGGTCTGGCTGGTCACCGGCGCCGCCACCGGCTTCGGCCGGGCCATCGCCGAGGCCGCGCTCGCCGCCGGCGACACCGTCGTGGCCACCGCACGCCGCCCCGAGGCGCTCGACGACCTTGTCGCCGCCTACCCCGAGCGGGCGGTCGCGAGCGCCCTCGACGTCACCGACACCGCGCGCGTCGCGGCCGTCGTGGCCGAGGTCGTCCTCTGGTACGGCCGCGTCGACGTCCTGGTCAACAACGCCGGCCGCGGGCTCGTCGGCGCGGTCGAGGAGACCACGGAACGGGAGCTGCGCGACCTCATGGAGCTGCACTTCTTCGGGCCGGCGGCGCTCACCCGCGCGGTGCTGCCGCACATGCGCCGGCAGGGCTCGGGCGCGATCGTGCAGCTGAGCAGCATGGGCGGCCGCCTGTCGTTCGCCGGTGTGGGCGGGTACTCGGCGACCAAGTTCGCCCTGGAAGGACTCTCCGAAGCCCTCGCGGCGGAGGTCGGCGGCTTCGGCATCAAGGTGCTGATCGTGGAGCCGGGCGCGTTCCGCACCAGCTTCAACGGCGCCAACGCGCTGCTGCTGTCCCCACCCCTGCCCGCCTACGAGGAGGTCGTCGGCCCGATCCGCACGAACCTGCCCAGCGCCGACGGCAAGCAGCCCGGCGACCCCACCAAGGCCGCGGCGGCCATCCTTGCCGCGCTCGACGCGCCCGACACCCCGCTCCGCCTGCCGTTGGGCAACGACGCCGCGGACGCGATCGGCGGGTCGCTGGCCCGCCACCAGGCCGAGTTCGCGAGGTGGGAGCCGGTGGCCCGGGCCACCGACCACGCCTGA
- a CDS encoding sensor histidine kinase encodes MRRRLVSTYVLLLCMVLLALEVPLAVSLTNRETQRVLADRLADATRFAALAAPALRGNELDTVKAELRRYYDLYGIASVLLDQDAQVKSVFGGPLPADDQLHPVIRGALAGRQVGTPTTLWPWHEQPLIVAVPVNDGGAVLGTVVTISPTSRNRRVVISSWLELGLLGLLAVAACVVTALRMAGWVLRPVTRLDAVAHEITAGDSGARVQPEHGPPELRRMSASFNEMADALAEALERQQSFVAHASHQLRNPLTVLRLRVEDLGTKLVDDDVARADHEIALAETDRLAGVLDGLLALARAERGQKHFEVVDAVEVALNRWLAWRPMTERRGIDLVTLVPDEPLYARHVATALDQSLDALVDNALKFTPTGGRVEIEVAAREDGVAVTVRDNGCGMTDEQCRLATERFWRAPDAQNVEGAGLGLPIVMVLVEASGGRFTLGSAEPHGLEARMWFPAGPAPAPPPPVAAPPERRGANVERSGAFSRGGS; translated from the coding sequence GTGCGCCGACGACTGGTGAGTACCTATGTGCTGCTGCTCTGCATGGTGCTGCTCGCACTCGAGGTGCCGCTCGCGGTGTCCCTGACCAACCGCGAGACGCAGCGCGTGCTGGCCGACCGCCTCGCCGACGCGACCCGCTTCGCCGCGCTCGCGGCGCCCGCCCTGCGCGGCAACGAGCTGGACACGGTCAAGGCCGAGCTGCGGCGCTACTACGACCTGTACGGCATCGCCTCTGTCCTGCTCGACCAGGACGCACAGGTCAAGAGCGTCTTCGGCGGGCCGCTGCCGGCCGACGACCAGCTGCACCCGGTGATCCGCGGCGCGCTCGCCGGCCGCCAGGTGGGCACGCCGACGACGCTGTGGCCGTGGCACGAGCAGCCACTGATCGTGGCGGTGCCGGTCAACGACGGTGGCGCCGTCCTCGGTACCGTCGTCACGATCTCGCCCACCAGCCGCAACCGGCGCGTGGTGATCTCGTCCTGGTTGGAGCTCGGCCTTCTCGGCCTGCTCGCGGTCGCCGCCTGCGTGGTCACCGCGCTGCGCATGGCCGGCTGGGTGTTGCGGCCGGTGACCCGCCTCGACGCGGTCGCGCACGAGATCACGGCCGGTGACAGCGGCGCGCGGGTGCAGCCCGAGCACGGTCCGCCCGAGTTGCGCCGGATGTCCGCCAGCTTCAACGAGATGGCCGACGCGCTCGCCGAGGCGCTCGAGCGGCAGCAGTCGTTCGTCGCGCACGCCAGCCACCAGCTGCGCAACCCGCTCACCGTGCTGCGGCTGCGCGTCGAGGACCTCGGCACCAAGCTCGTCGACGACGACGTGGCCCGCGCCGACCACGAGATCGCGCTCGCCGAGACCGACCGCCTGGCCGGTGTGCTCGACGGCCTGCTCGCGCTCGCCCGCGCCGAGCGGGGGCAGAAGCACTTCGAGGTCGTCGACGCGGTCGAGGTCGCGCTCAACCGATGGCTGGCGTGGCGCCCGATGACCGAACGTCGCGGCATCGACCTGGTCACCCTGGTTCCGGACGAGCCGTTGTACGCGCGGCACGTGGCCACCGCGCTCGACCAGTCGCTGGACGCCTTGGTGGACAACGCGTTGAAGTTCACGCCGACCGGCGGGCGGGTCGAGATCGAGGTCGCCGCCCGCGAGGACGGCGTGGCGGTGACCGTGCGGGACAACGGCTGCGGCATGACCGACGAGCAGTGCCGCCTTGCCACGGAACGCTTCTGGCGGGCGCCGGACGCGCAGAACGTCGAGGGCGCCGGCCTCGGCCTGCCGATCGTGATGGTGCTGGTGGAGGCGTCCGGCGGCCGCTTCACGCTGGGGTCGGCCGAGCCGCACGGGCTGGAGGCGCGGATGTGGTTTCCCGCCGGCCCCGCCCCCGCTCCCCCGCCGCCGGTCGCCGCACCGCCCGAGCGGCGCGGAGCAAACGTGGAGCGCAGCGGGGCGTTTTCCCGGGGTGGAAGCTAG
- a CDS encoding LysR family transcriptional regulator, which produces MELRQLRYLVAIDEAGNLGRAAERLFVSQPALSYALRTLESELGVRLFDRHAAGVTATAAGRDVVAEAKRVLRQADRLTAAAERHRRGDTGVLRVGFEASGAGELTTRARAEFARRHPGVRVEPKRYDWGGEVAALRDGRVDVAFVWLPADLEGMRSEVVHTEPRVAGLPVGHRLAGRAGISVLEVNDEPLMWTERAPRAWVDWWAVNPRPDGSAPNWGPTNDNVEEMLEQVAEGVAICFAPASMARYYARPDLAWVPLTDVDPLRVALAWVAGADTPLVRGFAGVVRELSAQTG; this is translated from the coding sequence GTGGAGCTGCGGCAGCTGCGGTACCTGGTGGCGATCGACGAGGCGGGCAACCTGGGGCGGGCGGCCGAGCGCCTCTTCGTGAGCCAGCCCGCGCTCTCCTACGCCCTGCGCACGCTGGAGTCCGAGCTGGGCGTGCGGCTCTTCGACCGCCACGCGGCCGGGGTGACCGCCACCGCGGCGGGGCGCGACGTGGTGGCCGAGGCGAAGCGGGTGCTGCGCCAGGCCGACCGGCTCACCGCGGCCGCCGAGCGGCACCGGCGCGGCGACACGGGGGTGCTGCGGGTCGGGTTCGAGGCGAGCGGCGCGGGCGAGCTGACCACGCGGGCGCGGGCCGAGTTCGCGCGGCGGCACCCGGGCGTGCGGGTGGAGCCGAAGCGGTACGACTGGGGCGGCGAGGTGGCGGCGCTGCGCGACGGCCGGGTGGACGTGGCGTTCGTCTGGCTGCCGGCCGACCTGGAAGGCATGCGGTCCGAGGTCGTGCACACCGAGCCCCGGGTCGCCGGGCTGCCGGTCGGGCACCGGCTGGCCGGGCGTGCCGGGATAAGCGTCCTGGAGGTCAACGACGAGCCTCTCATGTGGACGGAGCGGGCGCCCCGCGCCTGGGTGGACTGGTGGGCGGTCAACCCCCGCCCGGACGGCTCCGCGCCCAACTGGGGCCCGACCAACGACAACGTCGAGGAGATGCTCGAACAGGTCGCCGAGGGCGTCGCGATCTGCTTCGCGCCGGCCAGCATGGCGCGGTACTACGCCCGCCCGGACCTGGCCTGGGTGCCGCTCACCGACGTGGATCCGCTGCGGGTCGCCCTCGCGTGGGTAGCCGGGGCCGACACGCCGTTGGTGCGCGGCTTCGCCGGCGTGGTGCGGGAGCTGAGCGCACAAACGGGGTGA
- a CDS encoding bile acid:sodium symporter family protein, translated as MDSALTQVLLPIALGIVMLGLGLGLAVADFRRVVVFPKAVLVALACQVLLLPVVCFGLVLALDLPPVLAVGMMLLAASPGGTTANLYSHLFGGNVALNVTLTAVNSVLAVFTLPIVVNLSLDHFLDGTDQVGLQFDKVVQVFAIVLVPVALGMLVRARRRAFAERMHRPVRILSVVVLVLVIAGAIIQERENLADSFERAGLAALLFNLVSLAVGYFAPRLAKVGRPESVAAAMEVGIHNGTLAIVIATTLLDSTEIAIPAAVYSLIMFFTAAGFGYLIHPRTAAEDPAPAGTLNTPPPH; from the coding sequence ATGGATTCGGCGCTGACCCAGGTGCTCCTACCGATCGCCCTCGGGATCGTCATGCTCGGCCTGGGGCTCGGCCTCGCCGTGGCCGACTTCCGGCGCGTCGTCGTGTTTCCCAAGGCGGTGCTCGTCGCACTGGCCTGCCAGGTCCTGCTGCTGCCGGTGGTCTGTTTCGGCCTGGTGCTGGCGCTGGACCTGCCACCCGTGCTGGCGGTGGGCATGATGCTGCTGGCCGCCTCCCCCGGCGGCACGACGGCCAACCTCTACAGCCACCTCTTCGGCGGCAACGTCGCCCTGAACGTCACCCTGACCGCGGTCAACTCCGTCCTCGCGGTGTTCACGCTGCCGATCGTGGTCAACCTGTCGCTCGACCACTTCCTGGACGGGACCGACCAGGTCGGGCTCCAGTTCGACAAGGTGGTGCAGGTCTTCGCGATCGTGCTGGTACCGGTCGCGCTCGGCATGCTGGTCCGGGCCCGCCGGCGGGCGTTCGCGGAGCGGATGCACCGCCCCGTGCGGATCCTGTCGGTCGTGGTGCTGGTGCTGGTGATCGCCGGCGCGATCATCCAGGAGCGCGAAAACCTCGCCGACTCCTTCGAGCGCGCCGGCCTGGCCGCCCTGCTGTTCAACCTGGTCAGCCTCGCCGTCGGCTACTTCGCACCGCGCCTTGCCAAGGTCGGCCGCCCCGAGTCGGTGGCGGCGGCCATGGAGGTGGGCATCCACAATGGAACGCTCGCCATCGTCATCGCCACCACCCTGCTGGACAGTACCGAGATCGCCATACCGGCAGCGGTCTACAGCCTGATCATGTTCTTCACCGCCGCCGGCTTCGGCTACCTCATCCACCCGCGCACCGCCGCCGAAGACCCGGCCCCCGCCGGCACCCTCAACACGCCGCCCCCACACTGA
- a CDS encoding class I SAM-dependent methyltransferase, which translates to MPLTAAYDAHADWYEDYVSGRAAPYTRRSGELLASLLGPGAGACLDLCCGTGVRAGTLRALGWTPLGVDLSRGQLRHAAARLPVAAGDAAALPVATASLPAVACSLAHTDLPDYAAVLREVARVLRPGGRFAHVGVHPCFVGAFADWSDRPRVFVDERYADRSYTTQAWDPTGVRARVGAWHVPLADLLNGLADAGLRLVRAMESGPGGVADVLGLLAVKPV; encoded by the coding sequence ATGCCGCTGACCGCCGCGTACGACGCGCACGCCGACTGGTACGAGGACTACGTCTCCGGCCGGGCCGCGCCCTACACCCGGCGCAGCGGCGAGCTCCTCGCCTCGCTGCTCGGCCCCGGCGCGGGTGCGTGCCTCGACCTGTGCTGCGGTACCGGCGTGCGCGCCGGAACCCTGCGCGCGCTGGGCTGGACGCCGCTCGGCGTCGACCTGTCCCGCGGCCAGCTCCGCCACGCCGCCGCCCGCCTGCCGGTCGCCGCCGGCGACGCCGCCGCGCTGCCGGTCGCCACCGCGTCGCTGCCCGCGGTCGCCTGCTCGCTGGCGCACACCGACCTGCCCGACTACGCCGCCGTGCTGCGCGAGGTCGCGCGGGTGCTGCGGCCGGGCGGGCGGTTCGCGCACGTGGGGGTGCATCCGTGCTTCGTGGGCGCGTTCGCCGACTGGAGTGACCGCCCGCGGGTCTTCGTCGACGAGCGGTACGCCGACCGCTCGTACACGACGCAGGCGTGGGACCCGACCGGGGTGCGCGCGCGGGTCGGCGCCTGGCACGTGCCGCTCGCCGACCTGCTCAACGGCCTCGCGGACGCGGGGCTGCGGCTGGTGCGGGCGATGGAGAGCGGGCCCGGCGGGGTGGCCGACGTGCTCGGGCTGCTGGCGGTCAAGCCGGTCTGA
- a CDS encoding TAXI family TRAP transporter solute-binding subunit produces the protein MARRSVLSGLSAMAVVAVTGCMGGAPERRRIRIATGSRTAVYFAVGTALAAIIEQELPETDAEAMVTAASAENVQLIVDNEAEIGFTQSDILVAGATPDPRIAALARVYDDLLHLVVRNDGPIKSLDHLRGRKVSVGARGSGTGVTVRRLLEVAGLSGTQLLTPVELNLDDSLKALSTGEIDAFFFSGGLPVSGIKQLAGKRIVDLSRWVTKMREKYSDVYVVRDVPASAYQLDPVATIAVPNFLVVPRDMADDLAFDLARMLLERRDVLAQAHPAAENLDIRSAVATLPVPLHPGAAEYFKSVKP, from the coding sequence TTGGCGCGCCGCAGCGTGTTGTCCGGTTTGTCGGCGATGGCCGTGGTCGCGGTCACCGGCTGTATGGGCGGCGCTCCGGAGCGGCGTCGCATCCGCATCGCGACCGGCAGCCGCACGGCGGTCTATTTCGCGGTCGGCACCGCGTTGGCCGCCATCATCGAGCAGGAGCTGCCGGAGACCGACGCCGAGGCGATGGTGACCGCGGCGTCGGCGGAAAACGTCCAGCTCATCGTCGACAACGAGGCGGAGATCGGTTTCACGCAGTCCGACATCCTCGTCGCCGGCGCCACACCCGACCCGCGGATCGCCGCGCTCGCCCGCGTCTACGACGACCTGCTGCACCTCGTCGTGCGCAACGACGGCCCGATCAAGTCGCTCGACCACCTGCGCGGCCGGAAGGTGTCGGTGGGCGCCCGGGGCTCCGGCACCGGCGTGACGGTGCGCCGGCTGCTCGAGGTCGCCGGGCTGAGCGGCACCCAGCTCCTGACGCCGGTGGAGCTCAACCTCGACGACTCGCTCAAGGCGCTGAGCACCGGCGAGATCGACGCGTTCTTCTTCTCCGGCGGCCTTCCCGTCTCCGGCATCAAGCAGCTCGCCGGCAAGCGGATCGTCGACCTGTCCCGGTGGGTGACGAAGATGCGCGAGAAGTACAGCGACGTGTACGTGGTGCGTGACGTGCCCGCCTCCGCCTACCAGCTCGACCCGGTCGCCACGATCGCCGTGCCCAACTTCCTCGTCGTGCCGCGGGACATGGCCGACGACCTCGCGTTCGACCTGGCGCGGATGCTGCTGGAGCGGCGCGACGTGCTGGCGCAGGCCCACCCGGCCGCGGAAAACCTCGACATCCGCTCGGCGGTGGCCACGCTCCCGGTGCCGCTGCACCCCGGCGCCGCGGAGTACTTCAAGTCCGTGAAACCCTAG
- a CDS encoding MEDS domain-containing protein codes for MASASSVEDLRPGDHACLTYSDAEERLDIVAAFVRDGIGAGQKVVCFTDQSGPPDLAGELAERDVKPTDGGQLTIRDNDAAWLSGGQVSAANMIEMLSVELEAAHRDGYAGLRVTADMCWATRPVAAVDELLVFETRVADLFAEGRLIAVCQYDRQRFDHVTLAFAAKAHARAVAAAVYHEDPLLRICRQHAPPGIRLAGEIDYRRVPELNHALAEALRLGGDIHVNLAHLTFMDAAAAAAIGQAALSLQPGRAMAIVCGRAVRKVLDLVGATDQPAVRVRLAHGRP; via the coding sequence ATGGCCAGTGCTTCTTCGGTGGAGGACCTCCGTCCCGGCGACCACGCGTGTCTGACGTACTCGGACGCCGAGGAGCGGTTGGACATCGTGGCCGCGTTCGTGCGCGACGGCATCGGCGCCGGCCAGAAGGTCGTCTGCTTCACCGACCAGAGCGGCCCGCCCGACCTCGCCGGCGAGCTCGCCGAGCGGGACGTCAAGCCGACCGACGGCGGTCAGCTCACGATCCGCGACAACGACGCGGCGTGGCTGTCCGGCGGGCAGGTCTCGGCCGCCAACATGATCGAGATGCTGAGCGTCGAGCTGGAGGCGGCACACCGCGACGGGTACGCGGGGCTGCGGGTCACCGCCGACATGTGCTGGGCCACTCGCCCGGTCGCGGCCGTCGACGAGCTGCTGGTCTTCGAGACGCGCGTAGCCGACCTGTTCGCCGAGGGCCGGCTGATCGCGGTGTGCCAGTACGACCGGCAGCGCTTCGACCACGTGACGCTCGCGTTCGCGGCGAAGGCGCACGCCCGCGCGGTCGCCGCCGCCGTCTACCACGAGGACCCGCTGCTGCGCATCTGCCGCCAGCACGCGCCGCCCGGCATCCGGCTCGCCGGCGAGATCGACTACCGGCGCGTGCCCGAGCTCAACCACGCCCTCGCGGAGGCGCTGCGGCTGGGCGGCGACATCCACGTCAACCTGGCACACCTGACGTTCATGGACGCGGCCGCGGCCGCCGCGATCGGCCAGGCCGCGCTCAGCCTCCAGCCCGGCCGCGCGATGGCGATCGTGTGCGGGCGGGCCGTCCGCAAGGTGCTGGACCTGGTCGGTGCGACCGACCAGCCGGCGGTGCGGGTAAGGCTGGCTCATGGCCGCCCGTGA